The DNA segment GGGCTCTTTGTCTGCGTGGAAAGCTGGCTGAACCAGAACGCCACCCCGGCCAGCCGGGGCCAGATACTCGCCTTCTACATGATCAGCCTCTATGGCGGGCAGGGTGTCGGCCAATTCCTGCTGAATGTGGGGGCGGAGCAGCCATTCCTGATCTTCGTACTGATCTCCATCATCCTGTCGCTGGCCCTGGTGCCAGTGGCGCTGACCCGTCAGGCCCCGCCGCAGCTTCCGCGCATCAGTTCCTTCAGCGTCGCCCGGCTCTGGCGGGCTTCCCCGTTGGGGCTGCTGGGCGTGGTGCTGGCAGGACTGGTCGGCGGCGCTCTGTTCGCCCTTGCCCCGGTCTATCTGCGCCAGCTCGGTTACGGCGTGGCGGAAACGGCGATGTTCATGTCCGCCACAATCCTTGGCGGCGTCGCGCTGCAATGGCCGCTCGGCCGGCTTTCCGACCTGTTCGACCGGCGCACCGTGATCGTCGGCCTGTTCATCCTGCTGGCGCTGACCGGATCGTTCCTGGCCTTTGCCGGTCCGCTCGACCTTGTGCTTCTGGTGGCGGGGGCTGCCCTGTTCGGGGGCGTCACCTTCACGCTCTATCCGGTCTGCGTGGCGCACACCAACGACTTCCTGTCCCCCGACGACATCGTGTCGGCCAGCGGCGGGCTGGTACTGGGCTATTCCATGGGTGCTACCCTGGGGCCCTTCATCGCATCGGCTGCGATGGAACTGGGCGGTCCCAGCGGACTGTTCCTGTTCGCTGGGGTGGTCGGGGCCATTGGGGCTTCCTTCGGTCTGGCCCGCATGCTGGCCCGGCCGGCCATTCCGAACGACCAGCAGGGCAGCTTCACAGCGATGCCGGGGACCACGCCGGTCGCCGTGCCCCTCAATCCCCGGACGCCGGAAGAGGCGGTGGGGACCAGCTAGGGAGCGCATGCGCCTGTACTCCCGGCGCATGGGTCCGCATACTGCGGCCAACCCGGAGGAACAGGGGCAGGGGAAGGAATGCAGCCGTACGATCCGCGCGGAAAGGGATTCGGCGACCGCGCCACATTGGCCGAGTTGGAGCAGTGGATCGATGCCGCCTGCCACCCGCTTGCGCCGGTGGAGCTGCCAGTCGGGAAGGCGCTCGGCTCCGTACTTGCCGCCGATGTTCCTTCCCCGGCCACGCTGCCGGCCCGGCCCGTGGCCGCCTTCGACGGGTGGGCCGTGCGGGCGGAGGAAAGCTACGGCGCCAGCACCTACAATCCCCTGATGCTCCAGCTCGCCGG comes from the Indioceanicola profundi genome and includes:
- a CDS encoding MFS transporter — its product is MNSALIRPVLVLYLAVFMLMAGAGTLTTVLGVRLADATMTTLTIGSVMAAYSAGLTLGSLTAFRMILRVGHIRAFSALSSILSAATLLHGLGVDPIFWALLRLAAGYCMAGLFVCVESWLNQNATPASRGQILAFYMISLYGGQGVGQFLLNVGAEQPFLIFVLISIILSLALVPVALTRQAPPQLPRISSFSVARLWRASPLGLLGVVLAGLVGGALFALAPVYLRQLGYGVAETAMFMSATILGGVALQWPLGRLSDLFDRRTVIVGLFILLALTGSFLAFAGPLDLVLLVAGAALFGGVTFTLYPVCVAHTNDFLSPDDIVSASGGLVLGYSMGATLGPFIASAAMELGGPSGLFLFAGVVGAIGASFGLARMLARPAIPNDQQGSFTAMPGTTPVAVPLNPRTPEEAVGTS